The Hoplias malabaricus isolate fHopMal1 chromosome 9, fHopMal1.hap1, whole genome shotgun sequence genome contains a region encoding:
- the sat2a.1 gene encoding thialysine N-epsilon-acetyltransferase: protein MKRRKMDFTIRAATLEDCKEVARMIMELAEYEKVADQIKITQKDLEQDGFSKNPFFHGIIAEVPEQHRSKDGHTKVGYALYFYTYSSWKGRAVYMEDLYVMPEFRGKGIGKALMSKVAQLGLAAGCTQLNFAVLEWNKPSLDFYLSQGCYDVTSNLGYHCMRCEGDALVHLAQGGP from the exons ATGAAACGTAGGAAGATGGACTTCACGATTCGCGCCGCCACGCTTGAGGATTGCAAGGAGGTCGCGCGCATGATTATG GAACTGGCAGAGTATGAGAAAGTTGCTGACCAGATAAAGATTACACAAAAAG ATTTAGAGCAGGATGGCTTCTCTAAAAACCCATTTTTCCATGGAATAATAGCTGAGGTTCCTGAACAACACAGGTCCAAAGATG gACATACTAAGGTGGGTTATGCCCTCTATTTCTACACATACAGTTCATGGAAAGGTCGTGCTGTGTATATGGAGGACTTGTATGTTATGCCAGAGTTTAGAG GGAAAGGCATTGGCAAGGCACTGATGAGCAAAGTTGCACAG CTGGGATTGGCTGCTGGCTGCACTCAGCTGAACTTTGCTGTGTTGGAGTGGAACAAGCCATCTCTGGACTTTTATCTCAGTCAAGGGTGCTATGATGTGACCTCTAACCTGGGCTACCACTGTATGCGGTGTGAGGGGGATGCCCTGGTGCACCTTGCCCAGGGAGGTCCATAA